From the genome of Eublepharis macularius isolate TG4126 chromosome 4, MPM_Emac_v1.0, whole genome shotgun sequence:
ttgggtaacaccctGACCcctagcagcagcattctggcgAGATCAATTGGTTGCAGcaagatgggggcaggggagaggagaACAGTTGTTTTCCACTACAGAAGTACCTTGCATGAAAAGTACAGTATTTCCTTCAATGGATGACTAGATTGTGAAGatgatggagttagcggagatggttaagcttacagctctgatcagagagaAAACACTGTCTACCTTTATGGTTAATTGTAaacctcttattgactttctgcatgagacgagaaaaaatgaattgatgatctgtggatttgatttctaagaagataaatttctatttattaaaaataaatagaagaggcagtattgaaaaggtaaattttataGGTATTAAAGCTACAAGTataatgtgtgtaaagatatgataggtgtggaagagggaaaaaaacaaaagtattatttttctttgtttttttctttaattttcattcttttttctttattcctttttatcttttctctgccctttttattgggcttttaatcttaataaaataaaaagtattataaAAAAGAAATACCTTGCATGACTGGAAAACCTGTAGAGGGTGAAGGCTAGTGCCTATAGGAAAGAGAGACTGAGGGATTTTGATCAAGATGGCCAGAGACCCGGGTATAATATTACATGACATCTGGTGAAATTGATGTCCGCTGATGTCTTGTTTACTCTCAGAACCTACCTAAACACATGACTACCCTGCATGTGAAGGGTTCTAAATTCACGTGCCTGTTGCCATTGGCTGCCTGCATACATGACAGTGGTCTGCTTTTCATTTGACTTGTTCATCATGAGCGCAAGCTGAAATTTTACACACCATTTAACACCCAGTATTGAATAGACTGGGCAGGGGgtgcaacatttatttattatgaaTTTATATTTCTGCTATCACTCATGACAAACGATTTATTCATTAATTTATTCAAATCACTGGTTCACCACCTTGCAAAATTATTTGTTTTTCCAATGTTGTGtacaaaaaacaataaaatacaataaaataacaatatatataaataaaacaaattgacAGAGTCGTTAAAAGAGAATTACAGATCAAAATATGGCTAGCATACTGAAAAGCAGCAGCATCTTTATTAAAAACTGagggaaataaaataatttaaaaatgtaataaaggaGGCACCAGGCAAACTTCTCTGGAGAGGGTATTCCTTACCTTGTGTACTACCTCAGCAAAGACTCTTTCTCTGGTATTTACCCACCTTCACCTGGAGAAGGGTCTTTGAATGAGAAAGATGAGCTGTTCACCAAGGCTGGTACCATGAAAAGAACCACAACAAGCAAGGCAATCATGTACATTGGCCTTGATACTCCTTGGGATTTAGAAAGTAATCATTCCCTACCTTGAGACAAGAAAGGAGACCTTGTCTTAGCGTGAGTGATGCTGAGAAGTACACTAACTATGTGTAGGGATATTAAAAGGGCCAAGGGGACAAAATCTAAAATGTGTCCCTTTGACCTTTACATACCTGCATCTGACTCCAGCACAAGCTTCTGAGAATCCACTGTGCTGACCTTCTCCTCCATATTCAGAGCATGGAGCTCACCAGGCTGCAGGAAGTTAGAGATAAAGTCTTCATGCCAGGATGGACACTTGCATACATGTAGCAAAAGCAGGCAACTTCTCAACAAGAGGTTGAATGGACCTATCTATAGATTACGGGTCATAAAACATAACAGATGGGCTCTCAGATCTTGGTTATTCTTTTCTAGGATAGGGATCTGCTTCACCTGACAATGATCTATGTTTAAATGTAACAGCACTCTATCATGGACTCCAGTTTGGGCAACAATCCCTCCTGGCCCACCTCTTAACTCCTGAGGAACTAGGAGGAAAAATGAAGCCAAGCCTTCAGTTGCTCAGATTTCATTTTACTCATCCCACTTCTTTCAAGACCTCTCTCACCCGCCGCAGTAGCACCCGTGTGTCATCCAGGCCATACTTTCCCAATATTGGCTTCAATGCCTCTCGCAGTTGCTTAGTAGATTTTGCCATAATACGCACAGTCTTATTGATGGGTGTGATTTCCAACCTGTAGGGAGAGGAGGCTATCTGAACATCTCCCACGAGCATAGCACACAGCATAAACCATCTTTGCTTTTCAGGTATTGTGCATCCTTGTGATCTAtcccaggctgcttccacacagacaATTTGCTCTATCCTGATTATTATAATGCAGCAGAGATTTGAGGGACAGCCACACAGCATCATCCTGCTTCTGTTCCCTTTCTGTCACCTTCTGTGGTTCCCCTCATTTGTTCTGATGTTTCTGGAAACATGGAGGTCAAATCTAGGGTtgacaactccagcttgggaaattcctgcagatttgggggtagTTCCTGGGAACtgtggaatttggggagagaaaggagctCAGCGGGGGATGTGTTGCcatagaggaactgatctctggagagcagttgtaattctgggaggaccCCAGacttgaggttggtaaccttagTCAAGTTAAAGTTTCATGCAGTGTGGATTTCCTCACCTCCCTGCCTACATCTAGTGTCATTTCCCCTTctcatttcctggtgcctgtcaTTTCTGTGCTCTGCCAGTGGGCATTTtgctagtttaaaaaaaactggtagcACATATAGTGCTATAACACTCAAACAATGTACTATTACCTATTTTTAAGCTGGGGGAAAAGCCCTTCTTccatgtgggcaggaaagaaatggTGGGTGCAAGGGAACTGAGAGAGAAACAAagagagtgactgtcccaaggttatccagcaagcttccatgcctcTCACAGATGCAGAGTGTGGATATGAACCTGTGTCtgccatatcctagtctgacactgagTTTCCCAATGTAGATGCCACTGTTGCCACTATAAATCCCTTTGTATTCACAACAGCAATGAACCAACAACAGGGATCTCCCCTGTGCGGAAGGATGACAAGGTGCATCATCTTTCTGTGAGCCTATATCAACAAAGCTAATTGTCACCCATGAGCAGGATCACAGAAATTGAGAATAAAGGAAACCAGCAACGGATGGGGCCAAGATGCTATATGGGACCTTTATGGAACCCAAACTATGTAAAGTGAGACAAGGACAAGATAACCCATCTGGAGTTCTAGTGACTTTCTGAAATTAAATCCTAATATTTATCTGTGTGCAGCATATATGAAAGGATCTTTTTTTGATCTTGAGATTTGAGTTCTGAGAAGTGGAACTTATCCTGGGATGAACCTAATCCTGGTTCCTTTTAGCTTTGAAATGTATATATCtttaatgtatatatttatttgtacCACTGAAAAACAGTTATCTCTAGATTGGCACAGACAGTGATCGCATACAGGTATCTGTTCAGGCACTGACAGTCTGCAACTCTTACGACTAATTACTCAGGTactctccagccaccaaaacAAAAGCTGGGATCTGGAAGACTTCAAATTAGACTTCACTTAGCCAATGACATCAGTAAGCCTCATCATACCATGCATATTCCCCACAGAATCAAGTGAGACagtttttggggaggggtggcaagAATGGATGGATTGCACTCCTAAGGCTGGGAGTCTGGGCCCCACATCAAGAAGGGTGAAGCAATATTTGTGCCTGTTGGGTGCAAGATACAAAAGCCAACACAGAGTAGGACAGGCCTAAAAGAGAGACTATACTCACTCAAAGCTGACTCTGGTCTCCAGCTTCACCTCCTGGTCCATCAGGACTAAGCTGTCTTGGTTCAGTGCCagcggcttaaaaaaaaaaagaccaagcAAGGCAGATATATTAATATAGTGGGAAAACTCTTATGTACTATTATATGTATACATTTCAGTTTATGATATATACAATTTTTGAAAAGTTGCAGAATAAGATAACATAATATACATGAATAGTGCTATTAGAAAAAAGGTAGCTTTAATAACCCAGTATCAAAAACATATTATGAGACACAGCATTCCTGGTGATGCTAGCCTTTTCTTATATCACATTGTAATGATAATATTCCTATGAGTTGGTATGACATCACCTTCCAACATGAGTTTCATAGTGTTGTCATATATGTCATCAGTGCTTTTCTGCATTCATTATGAACAACATTGCCCAGTGATCTCTGAATTCTTTCTGCTGGatcatattttgtttttatttttctgggCATATTTGTCTCAGATATTTTGGAAGAATATTTTGACTTGTTGATTTGTGTATTTGGGCAGCAGTGATTTAACTGTCTGTAAACAGAAAGAGTTACTGCAGTGTACTGGGAAAATAAACATGAATCTTGAGGCACCACAAAGCTTTTATTCCAGCATATACTTTCATGGATTACAGCCAATTCTTCAGCCATCATGAGTGGATCCTCATTATACAGACATTTCATGAaggagatatttttttttaaatcctacgTGGTCAAGGACCATGACATTCATAAAATGCAGAGAGAAATGTAATTATATAAAATTCAAATTTAATCAAGAAAAATGCCAACACCAATCCCTAGTTATGCTAAGCTAATAATTGTAACAGGTGGATGTAACAGGTGGGGAATCTCAGATTTTGCTAAGACATTTGATACTACAGTGAGATAAAATATAAACTCCCTGTTTATCTGGTGGGGTAGGGGTGTCAGATTATATGAAGGGAGAGAACTGAACAAGGAAACCCATCGTGTAAGGCAGAAATCCTTAGTGCATTTGTAAAGCAAAGATTATTATAAATCCACCTTCCTGTTTCGCCATCAACTGATTCAGAACTGCATAAAACTACATTTTAAACTGCCTTTTCATTTCTCTCACATGTACACATAGTGGGAGAGGGACATGTGAATTTGCTTGTGTCTATATTTACTGTTTTTGCTATCTTCTCAGCCCTTCTTTCATGTACGGGGGTCTAACAATACTGATAGTCCTTACAGGATTATTCAAAGGGTAACAATAAAGTATGTGAAGTATACTAAGATTCATAAAGTAGTATGTAACTTCAACGTTTTGTTATAAAttctcaataacaacaacatgatTGTTAAAAAGAATTTGGCATTTGTAAATGGCTTAAACATGAAGTCATTTCACACCAATCTTTTCTGTAACAAGAAACTTTgctgaactaatttaattaaGAAAAATCACTCATGATTCTATATAAATCTCATAATCAACTATCAGCAGAAAATGCTTTGCCTTTGACAAATATGCTTTGGAAAGTTGATATACGATCAGGATGGCTATTTGGGGCATATTGGGGATATCAAATATTCCTCTCTATCATGATGATAATTCCTAATGGGTAAATAGGTTAGtcagcagcagcaaaataaaacaggagttacTGATACTTTAGAGACAGCCTTTGTGTTGTGAATATATCTGCATtcacctaggccgattccagatgactaaccttaaggcgtttcatgccgccctcttccggatcgcgacggggaaaatgcgaaacatcgcgtttcctcacgcgagttttgcgcaacaacgcgcaaaactcgcgcgaggaaacgcgatatttcgcatttttcccgtcgcgatccggaagagggcggcatgaaacgccttaaggttagtcatctggaatcggccctaatcAAGGTACACTTcaaacatctgatgaagtgagctctgactcatgaaagcataTCCTGAAATAAATTCTGTTAGGCTCCAAAATGCCACTgaattcctgttttattttatctttaGCAGTTTGCAAAGTGGCACAACTAAagtgacctataaggccttgtgtggactggggccagagtacttaagggaccatctctccccgtatattccctggaggaccctccgatcgggagaaaaacaactgttatcggtccctggcctcacctcgactagagcaagggctttctcagtcctggctcctacctggtggaacgctctgtctactgagaccagggcccggcaggatttactatctttccaccaggcctgtaagacagagttgttccgccaggctcatgacTGAGGTGGGGCTTCCACTGgccagaggatgcaacatctacccccctccctgtgaaagttgcccaccactgtttgtttttcagctgctgttactgtgctgctatatccagttgtactTCTGTATTgttggttattagttgtattgctgccgccaggcaaaagagtgctgttaattttatatattttaatgttttaatatggaacattttaaggttgttatcaaccctgagcccgcttgcggggagggcagaatataaatatgatataaataaaataaagatttgcATTTCAGAGAAAGTGAAACTACTCAAGAGCATGGCCAAACCCTAAGGCAAAGAAAGATTCCTTTTGAACTGAATTAGATTTGATAATTTAGGGattccaactccagcttgggaaattcctggagatttgggggcagagtctgAGGATGACAGAGCTGGGGAGAACAGAGAGCTTAGCAGGGATGCGATTCCGTAGAGagtgccctctgaagctgccaggggaactgatctctgttgcctgggatcagttgtaattccagaactttAGGCCCCACccagaggatggcaaccctaaggtaCTTGAAGGATATGGTGTCCCTAAATATGCAGTCATTTTCAGACataatattaaaattattttttactgATCGTGTTACTACAGTGGTAATGTAGAATCTATATTATCTAGAATGTGTATATGACTTGGAAGAATCGTTTTCTGCACTCTTGGCTTGCATTAACATTCACATGTCACCTAGATAACACAGAAAAGGCTCAAAGGTGCTATTAATATCAAGTGAAAATGCTCCAGGAAGCTATTACACAATGGTTGTGTCTCAGATTTGTAGAACCTGTGGTCATAAACAGATCTACTAGAACAGTGATACCTTGATCCAATTTCCAGGCAGAGAAACAGTATGCCCTTTCTACTCTTATGTCAGTATGCTCTCCACCTAAATGAACAGTTGTCTTTCCATCCAGATTATTACCCTCCTCCCTGCCTGGGCAATGATTGAGAGGGAAAGACCCATGGTCACTGCAGCAGCATGGATTCTGGCTGTGGTGAAATTTTAACCAGGGACTTCCCAATTTACAGCTCACATGTGAAGCCCCTAAGCTACACCGACAGATTGTACACTACTTCTGCCAGAAAACAGAAATAACAGACGTCTCAATCTGAGTTCTACATAGCAAGTAGGTACACACCACATCCTTCTTCTTATattcttcccttttctctgtAGGTTGGGCCTACCTTCTCATTCCCTGCAAGATAGATCTTGATATTGGGCAAGTGCAGGCCACGCCGTTCACAAATTCCAGCCAGCATCTCCTGGATGGAGAGGCCGGGACGCACAGGGACCAGAGAAGCAGTCCCATCAGGCAGATAAATACAACAGTATTTGACAGGTTGGTTCTGATTGTCAGATTCTGGACCAGTCAGGCTCTTCCTGTGGCTCTAGAGAGAAGAGAATTATACACTGTTACCTTCATTTGTAAACAGCTTGAGCTAGTTAGACTGGCAGGTTAAAATCTCAGAGTCCCCACTAGAGGACTTCCTCTGTGAACCTCTAATACATAATACTTTTTTTGTTGTGTCTGCTGCAGCTTTAAAGAAGAAAGGTTTAGTGTAGCTCTCttctaagaatgtaagaagagccctgctggatcagaccaaaggtccaatCTAGTCGAACATCCTgcttccaacagtggccagccagataaCAGCCCCCACCCTATTTGCCCCCACTGTCTGCACTCAAAGTAATACTGTCTTCAGATATGGAGCTTCCAgttagctatcatggctaatgACTGTTGATAGATCTATGCTCCAAGAATTGCCTTCTAAAGCTGTCTAAACAAATGACCATCACCACATCTTGTAGCATCAAATTCCATAAATTATGTGTAAGAAGAAGTACTGTCCTCAACCCACTCCCAATTGTAGTATCTTCTAGATAGGGGCTTGATAGATGAAAGCATCCAAATATAATACCTGACTCTCCCTTCACCTTCAGGCTGAAATCCAGAATTTTATCACTTCAAACTACCAATTCATGCTGTGTAATGTGTAGATCAGTTCCAATGCCTGTATGTTACATAATCAGTCAGAATTAACATTCCTTGTTTGTATCTCCATGAGCTCCCACTCTCTGTGGGCAGCCCTATTAATAGATTCTTCCCTGGGTCTGCAATCGATGATGTCAATGCAGCACTCCGTTCTTTTACATGTCCGCCACAAATTAACACACACTTTGTTTTCTGGCATTTATTCTTAGATCAAAAAGATCCATTTAGTCATTTCAAAAGCAGGTCCTCTGGGCACacttgcatgtgcacacacattaTCTTCAGAAAGAAAGACAAACACAAAAGACCAGGCCTCTTTGCTCCCAAGAAGCAGGTTTCATTAGAAAATGCCTTGAGACAGTCTTAAATAACCTCCAttatgcagatctggcaaccctatggcaatATTCCAAAGCTCACACATCCTCAACACACATGCACCCTCAACTGTCAAGGGGTCTCTTTGCAGTAATTCCTTTCCAGAACTAATTTCACTCTCAGCTCTCATTTTATTGGAGGTTGTATTTAGGAGAGGGCAGACGAGTCTCCACAAGCTGCTCCAAAAGGAATGTCTTCTCAGCAGTTTGCTGCTAAAATACCCAAACTGCCTCAACAACAGTCACAGAATTCCACATTGTGGAGAACTCCTCCACACGACACTGCTATAGCCCATTATAGATTGTGTGGGGGCTGGGTAGGACCTATGGTGACAGTCACGACATAATGTTAGGTGAGAACCATGCACCCACACGGTAATAAAGGGAGTCTGACCAAATTTGTAGGATATGCATCAGCACCCAAATTCTCCAGGCTGAAGTATGGTACACAGACAGCAGAATGAGAGTAGAATGCATTTCAGAATATAGGTGGTGAAATGTCCTTTTTGAATGCTCCCTTACATAAAAACTCACTGCATGTAAAAAGCTAGCACAGCACACAGATATGTTATAGCCCATCTTATTCACTGTTGTGCTATTTCCCATTTGCAGATGGCTTTTAAGAAAATGGATGGAGAGCTTTCTAAAATGTTCTCTAATTCTCTCACCTTGTGTGTTGCAGGTATAGGGAAGGCCTGCATTCTGGAAGCACTTACCTCTGTCTGGGAGCTGCTAGTTGCACAAGATGACAGGAAACCCAAGTCCAGGCTAGCAGAGGAATTCAAAGAGCCTTGGGATTCACGCCACAGGGATGGCCCTTCACTACCATTTCTCTCCTCTAGTAAGACAGACAATCAGGGTAGATCAGGTACTTAAGAGGACACATGATCCTTGGCCACAGTGCAATTTTTATCCACAGATATCCCCGAATGTACAATGGTTCCACTTTCAGCTTTTGACTCACCTCCCCAGGGACGTTCCTTACGGTCTGCTTTCCGGAAGGATCTCCTAGGACTCCTACTGCCCAAGTTGCCAGCCGCCTCTACACCCAGTGGCAGTGACTTCCCTGCCTTTAGTTTTGTTTTCTAGGGGAAAGTCAGAGAGAGCATTAGCTAATGACACGCTGGGCATGATTAGGAGAAAATGTGAAATGGATATCCCTTAAATTCCCTAAATGCCACATTACTTCCACTTTGCTCTCTACCTTTCCATGATCAGATGGAGGGCTGCCACTTCGAGAGTGGGGCCTCAACTCTGGCAAAGGCTGtccctggctctcagcccttgcACATGCTTGGTACAGCGGAGACTTGACAAATCGTGCATAGCTATCAAACTTCATCAGGTTGAAGATCTGAAGCAAAAAATGTTGAGTTAGTGCTATCACTCGCCCTGTAGCACACAGCCCTCCCATGTTATCAGCTCTTTCAAGCAACTTCATCAAAAAGTGAGCAGCAGAGATAGCTACAAAGCAGCATATTCCAAATTAGAGTGGAGGAGCAAATGGTGTCCCCTGGCTCCAACTATATCTTTCCTCACAGACACATACTCCATGTTCTAGGGGAGGTAGACAGCTCTCACCTGGAGTTGCTGGACATTAAACATTTCAGGAGTGGGAGCAGCCAGCATCTCTTCACCAATCCATGCTTGTCTGTCAATGTTGACTGGACTTACTGAATGACTTGACAGGAATTCATCATAGATCCTCCTAGCCTCCTGAGCCAGCTATGGGGGAAAGGGCATAGGATGATAGCCAATAGTGCAACTATTACCAGCTTGGCCTCACCTTAGAGAAGCAGAAGTAccacccagcactgctgctatcTGTGCCACCTCTATTGTAGGGCTGCTATcaaggtgtggcctggagttctcgCAGAATTGTGACTGAACTCCAGACTAGAGAGCTCAATCCCGCAAGAGGAAATGGCAGATTTGAAGGGCAGATTCTTCACATCACATGCCCAGCGAGCTCCATCCCTTCCCAaaatccaccctccccaggctgtgCTCCCAAGTCTCCAGGATTTTATCAAGGTGGAATTGGCAAACCTACTCTATTGCCATCCTTGGAACAGTATGCAAGAGAAAGAAATTCTGCGTGCTTTTATCTCATTGGGTGGTACATGTTTAATGTACTTAGTATTAATTTGGCTGAAGAATTCAGCATTCTGAGAATCCcatctttcattttaaaattaagtTTCTAGGCTTCATGACTATGCAGATAGATCTGAAAGTATATGGGCAATgcttaataaaaacattttttccagtGGGACTTCCAGATATCAGGTGTATGGAACTCCAATGCCCCTCATAGCTTCTTGTTTTTTTATGATTatcaaaagcaaaataaaatacagaaataagATTTTCTTGGAAAGTAATTTGTCTTCTCTTAGTACAGAATATTCAGGATCCTGTTCCATACAGCCTGGAGGGCAGCTGTCATTCTTCTTGCCTTGATGCCATCTCCCCTCCTCACAATGACAATGTGTATTCTGATCGTGTCACAAATGAGCTACAAGCATCATTGAATCTTTTCCTTCCCGAGAATCTCAGCTTTTGTTTTACAAACCACTTTctaaccctcatgttttttaaaaagtttgaacaTTATATTCAGTACATATGACCTACACTAGTTTGTATAATTCATTCTGAGTGCAAATTTTGGAGATTACGTGGCAACCCTCTTACCTGTTGGGTGCTACTAGCTGGGATCTGTTGGAACCGTTCACACGCTTGCCAGAAATATACATTCTCAGCACTAAATTCCTTCTTCAGGAATTCCTGTACAGAGAGAGATCAGAATGATAATTGTCCACCTCTGATCTAGAATTGTCTATCTCTGATCCAGACAATTGTCCATCTCTATGATAGTCAAGAGAGTCAAAGAGTCCAGGTGGTATTTAGCCAACTTAATATGTTTCCTAACAGTGCATAATTCCCAGGCAATATAGCAGGTGTAAACTTGATATAAGATTAAACAGAAATCTGTATTTGGAGGAGTTCACAAGGAGCAGAGAACTGGTTGCCAAGGTGTGAGAAGGGCTTGGGAGAGGAGGCAGCATGATTCCAAGCACACAGCAGTAATATGGCACTAAATAGGCTCCATGTACATAGTATAGAAGAGAAAGGTCATCAAGAAAGAAATAGAATACAAGACACAGAGTGCAGAGGGGTAGAAGAAGACAAACAGAGGTATGGCATGGAACTTACTGTGAAGTAGGCAACACCAAGTCGGTCCTGCAGCAATGTTTCAAATGACTCAGCCCAACGGGCTACGGATTGCCCCAAGGAATGGGAGACACTCTGGCTACTTGGCAAGCTGGCCACACTGTTATTACTACCCCGAGTCCCAGAACTGTTTAACTCTGTTAAAAATAGAGATAATTCAGATGCTTCACAGGCACGGTTGCTGCCTACATCCCAAGCTCATCACAGCAACAAAACCCACAATGGCTGGGAATGACCGAGTAGGGGTCAGCCCAGTTTGTATGGCTCTGTGTTGATAAGTTTCTGAATTCTGAAAAGACTTATGGCTGGAAATGGCAGACCTAATTTCCCAGGCAAACCAAAACTCCTGCAACATTACGGCCAAAATTGTTTTACAACAAGTAGCAAGACAGTTAAAAAGTGTTTTATTTGATTCGGACTTTGGAGTGCTAAATTACTGATGAATGTTGACCACGTATTTCTCTTCTATTCCCTATGACTCTACCAAACTTCTCACAAGTCCATACATCCCGATAGTGAGCAAAGACACCTCAGGCTTTTAATCTCAAGTTTTCAACATCACTCCCCAACACAGAGACCCAACTTACCCCCATCTGACACAGCCAGGCCCtgcaaaagaagaagagagatcAAAAAGTTCTTGGAAGTAGAGAAGAACCCAGGCAGAAGCAGTCCTGAGAAGAATagatagtacatttttatcccactgttcTTCCGACAGCAGAGTGGTGTGTATCatttccaccccctgcccccattttACCTTTCTAGCTCTTTATgaagtagattagactgagatgGTGTGATGGGGatctgaacttgggtctctccGAGATtctaatcactgcaccacactgactgAAGGAGGTTCCTCCCTATGCATTAAAAACCATAGGACGCTTCCTCATACACAGGTACAGGACAAGTAT
Proteins encoded in this window:
- the RGS14 gene encoding regulator of G-protein signaling 14; this translates as MLGKPKHLGVQNGRMGLAVSDGELNSSGTRGSNNSVASLPSSQSVSHSLGQSVARWAESFETLLQDRLGVAYFTEFLKKEFSAENVYFWQACERFQQIPASSTQQLAQEARRIYDEFLSSHSVSPVNIDRQAWIGEEMLAAPTPEMFNVQQLQIFNLMKFDSYARFVKSPLYQACARAESQGQPLPELRPHSRSGSPPSDHGKKTKLKAGKSLPLGVEAAGNLGSRSPRRSFRKADRKERPWGEERNGSEGPSLWRESQGSLNSSASLDLGFLSSCATSSSQTESHRKSLTGPESDNQNQPVKYCCIYLPDGTASLVPVRPGLSIQEMLAGICERRGLHLPNIKIYLAGNEKPLALNQDSLVLMDQEVKLETRVSFELEITPINKTVRIMAKSTKQLREALKPILGKYGLDDTRVLLRRPGELHALNMEEKVSTVDSQKLVLESDAEVKPVGVNHAVTSPSHGQSEDDSSVETESEAESLSEMHCSFTRLTRSNQNRRTYDLEALVELLNRAQSCRVNDQRGILSKEDLVLPDFLQLPEQDGVSYEIPSSSNLVQEKKCIPEAPVTVSQGQFQERSKTQVSTSKRNTGCPSSPGAAGKTSAIPIPPSPSQEV